A stretch of Carya illinoinensis cultivar Pawnee chromosome 14, C.illinoinensisPawnee_v1, whole genome shotgun sequence DNA encodes these proteins:
- the LOC122293634 gene encoding uncharacterized protein LOC122293634, with protein MNLGVLSAINMKNLWNMSYGSNLEDEVLMEVAVMAWKIWRRRNDLVFNQTFSSPQLIVRQAYQKIDDLNALLSQQTINPTIIPQTIQWTAPPLDVYKINWDSAVDKLNCKVGVGTLIRDWEGRVIACMRMCISLFPDPYLAEAIGALHSVKLALDIGLKQINLEGDAMNVVNDIKGNKDSWKHSGLIITDIKQLLLSFDSFTVDYVPRNCNGLAHCLARDALHINDVLIDIEDVPLCIVALL; from the exons ATGAACCTTGGTGTCCTATCTGCAATCAACATGAAGAATCTGTGGAACATGTCTTATGGGAGT AATCTTGAAGATGAAGTCTTAATGGAAGTTGCTGTTATGGCATGGAAAATTTGGAGAAGAAGGAATGATTTGGTTTTTAACCAAACTTTTTCCTCCCCTCAACTGATTGTAAGACAGGCTTATCAGAAAATTGATGATCTCAATGCTCTTCTCTCTCAACAGACAATTAATCCTACAATCATACCTCAGACGATCCAATGGACTGCTCCACCTCTTGATGTGTACAAGATCAACTGGGATTCTGCAGTGGATAAACTGAATTGCAAAGTGGGTGTTGGGACTTTGATTCGGGATTGGGAAGGAAGGGTGATTGCTTGCATGAGAATGTGCATATCTTTATTTCCTGACCCCTACTTGGCTGAGGCTATTGGAGCTCTACATTCTGTCAAACTGGCACTAGACATTGGACTTAAACAGATCAATCTTGAAGGGGATGCTATGAATGTAGTGAATGACATCAAAGGCAACAAAGACAGCTGGAAACATTCTGGTTTGATTATTACTGATATCAAACAGTTGCTACTGAGTTTTGACTCGTTTACAGTTGATTATGTTCCTAGAAACTGTAATGGCTTGGCTCATTGCTTAGCTAGAGATGCTTTACACATCAACGATGTCCTTATTGACATTGAGGATGTTCCTTTATGCATTGTTGCTCTTTTGTAA